One genomic window of Candidatus Nitrosopumilus sediminis includes the following:
- a CDS encoding DUF2304 family protein — translation MEDSLLVIPKIGLIVISLVIIAILVKIRIQERIGNKFFGIMMVFWSLVISISLNPNILDNIIDSTQLDNRAQVLLIISIGVIIYTLYSQTIKTRNISGNFYLLIRKTAIDNFKREFKDIIKDPIDVLIVITAKDEEKSIGKVIDSIRSLQFSFTYKILVINDGSSDDTENIARLKNVLVVNHIFNLGIGGATKTGFYVAKILQPKIVINIDADGQHDPRFILQMISKIKDENIDMVYGSRFYKDTEYETSMIRFIGNKFYTKLVNRITGLSLTDVNTGYRAVSFEKLDSIFFFSETNFAIELAIRAARNGLKISEIPTLSVTRAYGESQFHKIEKFLSYNINVQKQIFNANYRRKTPIEKALVN, via the coding sequence ATGGAAGATTCATTATTAGTAATTCCAAAGATAGGTCTAATAGTAATTTCATTAGTTATAATAGCAATTTTAGTAAAAATTAGAATTCAAGAAAGAATTGGAAATAAATTCTTTGGAATTATGATGGTATTTTGGAGTTTAGTCATTAGTATTAGTTTAAATCCAAATATTTTAGACAACATAATTGATTCTACACAATTAGATAACAGGGCACAAGTTCTATTGATAATTTCAATTGGAGTAATTATCTATACTCTGTATTCTCAAACTATCAAGACCAGAAATATTTCTGGAAATTTTTATCTGCTTATTAGAAAAACAGCAATAGATAATTTCAAAAGAGAATTCAAAGACATAATCAAAGATCCTATTGATGTTCTAATTGTAATCACTGCCAAAGATGAAGAAAAAAGTATTGGGAAAGTGATTGATAGTATAAGATCATTACAATTTTCTTTTACATACAAAATTTTAGTTATTAATGATGGATCATCAGATGATACAGAAAATATTGCAAGATTAAAAAATGTATTAGTTGTAAACCACATTTTTAATTTAGGAATTGGAGGTGCAACAAAAACAGGGTTTTATGTAGCTAAAATATTGCAACCAAAAATTGTCATAAATATTGACGCCGATGGACAACATGATCCAAGATTTATTTTACAAATGATATCAAAAATAAAAGATGAAAATATTGATATGGTGTATGGATCTAGATTTTATAAAGATACAGAATATGAAACTTCAATGATTAGATTTATTGGAAATAAGTTTTATACAAAATTAGTAAATAGAATTACAGGATTATCATTAACTGATGTTAATACGGGTTACAGAGCTGTTTCATTTGAAAAACTTGATTCTATATTTTTCTTTTCTGAAACTAATTTTGCAATAGAATTAGCAATTCGAGCTGCAAGAAATGGATTGAAAATTTCTGAGATACCCACATTATCAGTTACCAGAGCCTATGGTGAATCACAATTTCATAAAATAGAGAAATTTTTATCTTATAACATTAATGTTCAAAAACAAATTTTCAACGCAAATTATAGAAGAAAGACACCAATAGAAAAAGCATTGGTTAACTAA
- the rfbF gene encoding glucose-1-phosphate cytidylyltransferase yields the protein MKAVILAGGYGTRIEEETYLKPKPMIEIGGKPILWHIMKIYSSYGINDFVICLGYKGYMIKEYFANYFLHNSDVTIDIKNNKIEIHQVKAESWKVTLVDTGENTMTGGRINRIKNHITDTFCLTYGDGVSDIDINKLIDFHKQNKSLATLTAVQPPGRYGALSIKNNKVKTFHEKPLGDLGWINGGFFVFEKEILNYINNDETILEAEPLEKLASEGQLSAFMHYGFWRAMDTLKDKKDLEKLWQTNNAQWKIWQH from the coding sequence ATGAAAGCAGTCATTTTAGCAGGAGGATATGGCACCAGGATAGAGGAAGAAACCTATCTTAAACCAAAACCTATGATCGAAATTGGGGGGAAACCAATTCTGTGGCATATAATGAAAATATATTCATCTTATGGAATAAATGATTTTGTCATTTGTTTAGGTTATAAAGGATATATGATTAAAGAATATTTTGCAAATTATTTTCTACATAATTCTGATGTTACTATTGATATTAAAAATAATAAAATTGAAATTCATCAAGTAAAAGCAGAGTCTTGGAAGGTAACTTTAGTGGATACTGGAGAAAATACTATGACTGGTGGGAGAATCAATCGAATTAAAAATCATATCACAGATACTTTTTGTCTTACTTATGGAGATGGTGTAAGTGATATTGATATCAACAAACTCATTGATTTCCATAAACAAAATAAATCTTTAGCTACATTGACTGCGGTACAACCTCCAGGAAGATATGGTGCATTATCTATAAAAAATAATAAAGTTAAAACATTTCACGAAAAACCACTTGGAGATCTAGGATGGATCAATGGTGGATTTTTTGTATTTGAAAAAGAAATTCTAAATTATATTAATAATGATGAAACAATTTTGGAAGCAGAACCTTTAGAAAAACTTGCATCTGAAGGACAACTATCTGCATTTATGCATTATGGTTTTTGGAGAGCTATGGATACTTTGAAAGATAAAAAAGATTTGGAAAAATTATGGCAAACAAATAATGCACAATGGAAGATTTGGCAACATTAA
- a CDS encoding NAD-dependent epimerase/dehydratase family protein, whose amino-acid sequence MKVFLTGHLGYVGTVLLEKLLAENFEVVGCDIGYYPQSFEDTEIVPQNFLKKDIRDITKEDLYGCNAICHLAGLSNDPIGEINPKLTNEINYLSTIRLAKLSKEIGIERFIFSSSCSAYGLNEDIVTEQSQLAPQTAYAKSKVNSEQELVKLRDINFAPVMLRNATVYGISPNLRLDLVVNNLIGSALSTGKIKLNSDGTAWRPLLHVEDMADAFVRCLKASKNEVNGKFFNVGSNQGNHKVIEIAEKIAQKIPNSEIEIANKDNKDNRSYKVNFDKIYEELGFKTKWNLDDGIKQIYDAMKDKCLSLEYFSDKSFHRLKYLKWLLEKGTINQDLRFKN is encoded by the coding sequence ATGAAGGTATTTCTGACAGGTCATTTGGGTTATGTAGGTACAGTATTACTTGAAAAACTCTTAGCAGAAAATTTTGAAGTTGTAGGATGTGATATTGGATATTATCCTCAAAGTTTTGAGGATACAGAGATAGTACCACAGAATTTTTTGAAAAAAGACATACGAGATATAACAAAAGAAGATTTGTATGGTTGCAATGCAATATGTCACTTAGCTGGACTTTCAAATGATCCCATTGGTGAAATCAATCCAAAATTAACAAATGAAATTAATTATTTATCTACGATTCGTCTTGCAAAATTATCAAAAGAAATTGGTATTGAACGTTTTATTTTTTCTTCCTCATGTTCAGCATATGGGTTAAATGAAGATATAGTAACAGAACAATCTCAACTTGCTCCTCAAACAGCATACGCAAAATCAAAAGTCAATTCAGAGCAAGAACTTGTTAAATTACGAGATATTAATTTTGCTCCAGTGATGTTGCGTAATGCAACTGTTTATGGAATTTCTCCAAATCTGAGATTAGATCTAGTTGTAAATAATCTAATAGGTTCGGCTCTAAGTACTGGAAAAATTAAGCTTAACAGTGACGGTACTGCATGGAGACCCTTACTTCATGTTGAAGATATGGCAGATGCTTTTGTTAGATGTTTAAAGGCATCAAAAAATGAAGTGAATGGTAAATTTTTTAATGTAGGATCAAATCAGGGCAACCACAAAGTAATTGAAATTGCAGAAAAAATTGCTCAAAAGATCCCAAATTCAGAAATTGAGATAGCCAACAAAGATAACAAAGATAATCGTTCTTACAAAGTAAATTTTGATAAAATATATGAAGAATTAGGTTTTAAGACAAAATGGAATCTAGATGATGGAATAAAACAAATCTACGATGCTATGAAAGACAAATGTTTATCTCTAGAATATTTTTCTGATAAATCATTTCATCGGCTTAAATATTTAAAATGGTTACTTGAAAAAGGAACAATTAACCAAGATCTACGATTTAAAAATTAA
- a CDS encoding B12-binding domain-containing radical SAM protein — translation MINISPLKIYLGDLTYDTVGLSTEVFPLNIGYIASYCKKLFGDKVEISLFKYIDELDKAINDNPPDILGLSNYAWCHQVGLEMFRILLQQNPYAITVWGGPNFPRDIPSQEEFMKKYSEVDLYVPVDGETGFSNIVGKALEAKTREEIKNKVLSNPIDGCISKDKNGKLQYSNPVIRINNLDDIPSPYLTGILDKFFDGKLSPMIQTNRGCPFSCTFCTDGSDLVRKVNQFSLDRIRDELEYIGKKVPKNIHSMTISDLNFGMYPRDADICRIVAKIQEKYDYPRLIQTTTGKNKKEKVIEAVKLLNGALRLMMSVQSMDGQVLENIRRSNISIEHILDLAPTIKENGLSTTAEVILGLPGETYDSHIETLRSLVKANLNYVRPYTLMLLNGAEMNSPEQREKWGFKTKFRILAKDFAKLSNGKKVVEVEEVVIETNTLSFEEYLELRLLAFIMFVTNIGLVFEPLLKFLREQDMDVFELFNQTLKQKKNAPKKIIHVFEQFENSTRDELWNSSEEIQKNYQNENEYRKLLDGEDGINVLQHYQAIVMFENMNEWTDYTLDVAHSLLKTNKKLNDKLEREFIDVANYCRGLSHDPLSRNRMISKPKFLFHYDIKKWLSTPDVKLSTFELSTPISMIFSFSKDQLKLVEDGLDSCGDTMIGKSRIFRWIPPNSIWRKPFVLN, via the coding sequence ATGATTAACATAAGTCCACTTAAAATTTATCTTGGAGATCTTACTTACGATACAGTTGGTCTTTCAACTGAGGTTTTTCCTCTAAATATTGGATATATTGCAAGTTATTGTAAAAAATTATTTGGTGATAAAGTAGAGATTTCTCTGTTTAAGTATATTGATGAGTTAGATAAAGCTATTAATGATAATCCTCCAGATATTCTTGGATTAAGTAACTATGCTTGGTGTCATCAAGTAGGTTTAGAAATGTTTAGAATTCTACTACAACAAAATCCATATGCAATAACAGTGTGGGGAGGACCCAATTTTCCCAGAGATATTCCATCCCAAGAGGAATTTATGAAAAAATATTCTGAGGTGGATCTTTATGTTCCAGTTGATGGAGAAACCGGTTTTTCAAATATTGTAGGAAAAGCACTTGAAGCTAAAACTAGAGAAGAGATAAAGAACAAAGTATTATCTAATCCCATTGATGGTTGTATTTCAAAAGATAAGAATGGAAAACTTCAGTACAGTAATCCAGTAATTAGAATCAATAATCTAGATGACATTCCTTCTCCATATCTTACTGGTATTTTAGATAAATTCTTTGACGGAAAACTTAGTCCAATGATTCAAACAAATAGAGGATGTCCATTTTCATGTACATTTTGTACTGATGGTTCAGATTTGGTTAGGAAAGTAAATCAATTTAGTTTAGATCGTATCAGAGATGAACTTGAGTATATTGGAAAAAAAGTACCAAAAAACATCCATAGTATGACAATTAGTGACTTAAATTTTGGAATGTATCCTAGAGATGCAGATATTTGTAGGATTGTTGCAAAGATTCAAGAAAAATATGATTATCCTAGGCTTATTCAGACAACAACAGGTAAAAACAAGAAAGAGAAAGTAATCGAGGCAGTAAAACTACTCAATGGTGCTTTACGACTAATGATGTCAGTACAATCAATGGATGGACAAGTACTTGAAAATATCCGCCGATCAAATATCAGCATAGAGCATATTCTAGATTTAGCCCCAACAATTAAAGAAAATGGATTGAGTACTACAGCTGAAGTAATTTTAGGACTACCTGGAGAGACATATGACAGTCATATTGAAACTCTGAGAAGTTTGGTTAAGGCCAATCTAAATTATGTACGTCCATACACGTTGATGCTTCTTAATGGTGCAGAAATGAATAGTCCTGAACAACGAGAAAAATGGGGATTCAAAACAAAATTTAGGATATTAGCAAAGGATTTTGCAAAGCTTAGTAATGGGAAAAAAGTTGTAGAAGTTGAAGAAGTAGTAATTGAAACCAATACATTATCTTTTGAAGAATATTTAGAATTACGATTACTTGCTTTTATTATGTTTGTAACAAATATAGGATTAGTTTTTGAACCGTTACTAAAGTTCTTACGAGAACAAGACATGGATGTTTTTGAGCTATTTAACCAAACTTTAAAACAAAAAAAGAATGCACCTAAAAAAATTATTCATGTTTTTGAACAATTTGAAAATTCAACAAGAGATGAACTGTGGAATTCTTCAGAAGAAATTCAGAAAAACTATCAGAATGAAAATGAATATAGAAAATTATTAGATGGCGAAGACGGAATTAATGTATTACAACATTATCAAGCAATTGTAATGTTTGAAAATATGAATGAATGGACAGATTATACGTTAGATGTTGCACATAGTTTGTTAAAAACAAATAAAAAATTAAATGATAAATTAGAAAGAGAATTTATTGATGTTGCAAATTATTGTAGAGGTCTATCTCATGATCCTTTGAGTAGAAACAGAATGATTTCAAAGCCAAAATTTCTTTTTCATTATGATATTAAAAAATGGTTGTCTACACCAGATGTAAAACTCTCAACTTTTGAATTGTCGACCCCAATTAGTATGATTTTTTCATTTTCAAAAGATCAGTTAAAGTTGGTAGAAGACGGGTTAGATTCATGTGGAGATACAATGATTGGAAAAAGTAGAATCTTTAGATGGATACCTCCAAATAGTATTTGGCGTAAACCATTTGTTTTAAATTAG
- a CDS encoding lysylphosphatidylglycerol synthase transmembrane domain-containing protein, with the protein MKRLLKTSIDNKIFLLLVATILFYVIIALFSDLSKILSHLNLLNYNYLIIAFCLIFFSILLRGFRYQIILREIKINLRFFDSVSIFLAGMSMLVTPGGIGTIIKSYILKKKTGNSYSSTAPVIIYEKWLELLSNTILIAVLLIWFDLLEAKIVLGVGIILSITIFLFLKNPNMLKHFNKLIYKIVFFRKFILDFEKFQDNTQHLINFQVLMKTLPITVSAQIPVFVSVFLIFQSFNLDFDIFATSQIYLTSISMGLLTMIPGGLIVTESGLLGILIQNNVEFSVASTLVLIIRLVTFWSVILLGFIVLKFILQNKTDFKNIS; encoded by the coding sequence GTGAAAAGATTATTGAAGACTTCAATAGATAATAAGATATTTTTACTTTTGGTAGCAACTATTCTATTTTATGTTATTATAGCATTATTTTCTGATTTATCAAAAATTTTGTCTCATCTCAATCTTCTAAATTATAATTATTTAATTATCGCTTTTTGTCTGATATTTTTTAGTATTCTTCTTCGTGGATTTAGATATCAAATAATTTTACGAGAAATAAAAATAAATTTACGTTTTTTTGATAGTGTATCAATTTTTTTAGCAGGTATGTCGATGTTGGTAACACCTGGTGGTATAGGTACTATCATTAAGTCATACATACTGAAAAAGAAAACAGGTAATTCGTATTCTAGTACTGCGCCAGTGATTATTTATGAAAAATGGTTAGAGCTACTATCCAATACTATTCTTATTGCTGTTTTGTTGATTTGGTTTGATTTACTTGAAGCAAAAATTGTTTTAGGAGTTGGCATAATACTTTCTATAACAATATTTCTTTTTTTGAAAAATCCCAACATGTTAAAACACTTCAATAAACTAATTTACAAAATTGTCTTTTTCAGAAAATTTATTTTAGATTTTGAAAAATTTCAAGATAATACACAACATTTGATAAATTTCCAAGTTTTAATGAAAACTTTACCAATAACTGTTAGTGCACAAATTCCTGTCTTTGTTTCTGTATTTTTAATTTTTCAATCGTTTAATCTTGATTTTGATATTTTTGCAACCAGTCAAATCTATCTAACATCAATTTCCATGGGTCTTTTAACAATGATTCCTGGTGGTTTGATAGTTACTGAATCAGGATTATTGGGAATATTGATACAAAATAATGTCGAATTTAGTGTAGCATCAACCTTAGTTTTGATAATTAGACTTGTTACTTTTTGGTCTGTTATACTTCTTGGTTTTATTGTTTTAAAATTTATCCTTCAAAACAAAACGGATTTTAAAAATATTAGTTGA
- a CDS encoding glycosyltransferase family 2 protein, with amino-acid sequence MPVFNGEKFLKKRIESILSQTFTDFKLIISDNASTDSTQKICKEYLKTDNRISYIRQKKNIGIWENFNFVLQQANSEFFVWVAVDDLWLPEFLEKNFLILKTDESLIGSISKVSTKKIIPSKINSLNIDSNFYKFRQKILNSIRNYDSIPLTKDYNKKVRTLLKNSPYVMLYSIFRTNVLKKSMIPRSFVALDVALLLNLLKFGDIQVIDQPLLERFPVGEGSKGILSLAKNQNRNKLGIIFPHYPITIWSMKNIGFKNFLKNIDHYILLNLGSEFFLIIDVIRNLTSKNKKSNTLNNEVKM; translated from the coding sequence TTGCCTGTTTTTAATGGTGAAAAATTTCTTAAAAAAAGAATAGAGTCTATTTTATCACAAACATTTACCGATTTCAAATTAATAATTTCTGATAATGCATCTACAGATTCTACACAAAAAATTTGTAAAGAATATTTAAAAACAGATAATCGAATTAGCTATATTCGTCAAAAAAAAAATATTGGAATTTGGGAAAACTTTAATTTTGTTCTTCAGCAAGCCAATTCTGAATTTTTTGTTTGGGTAGCAGTAGATGATTTATGGTTACCAGAATTTTTAGAAAAAAATTTTTTAATTCTTAAAACAGATGAATCATTAATTGGAAGCATAAGTAAAGTTTCTACAAAAAAAATAATTCCGTCTAAAATCAATTCTCTTAACATTGATTCAAATTTTTATAAGTTTAGACAAAAAATCCTAAATTCAATAAGAAATTATGATTCAATACCACTTACAAAAGATTATAATAAAAAAGTAAGAACCTTACTAAAAAACTCTCCTTACGTAATGCTTTATTCTATATTTCGTACAAATGTTTTAAAAAAATCCATGATTCCGAGATCATTTGTTGCACTAGATGTGGCATTACTTCTCAATCTCTTAAAATTTGGAGATATTCAGGTTATTGATCAACCTTTATTGGAAAGGTTTCCTGTAGGTGAAGGTTCAAAAGGAATTCTTTCTTTAGCTAAAAATCAAAATCGAAATAAACTTGGAATAATTTTTCCACATTACCCAATTACAATATGGTCAATGAAGAATATTGGTTTTAAAAATTTCTTAAAAAACATAGATCATTATATTTTGTTAAATCTAGGTAGTGAATTTTTTTTAATAATTGATGTTATTAGAAATTTAACTAGCAAAAATAAAAAATCCAATACATTAAACAATGAAGTAAAGATGTGA
- a CDS encoding radical SAM protein gives MTSLFNIKSIKNENNLKKQTASNWPTSESSHMELQNFDFTKKILFHPEKITEYKQGKRPFPITLEIDLTNKCNHRCSFCNYAEHIETSRDSLKTDILKERLKEAKKLETKGIVYSGGGEPMVHRDYFEIIRFTKELGFDVGTITNGSIIAENNVDIIIKNLQWIRISVAGGDRNSYRNVQGVDQFDKIIENIKTLSKRKDELDSNINIGIRTLVTPENISSIPNLTHIIKKFNIDYIQLAPDQYTTDKGKFWNSIQTQQMLEDSKKILESTKTKLLGTTFMKQQEKLDYPRTCYAHFFKGVILAEGDYGFCQNIKDSKNENTSKYLIGNIYKQTLKEIWESDKNKEIEKWVKPNNCGLFCKHMAINNTLEDIVNPSSSMSPNFIG, from the coding sequence ATGACAAGTCTTTTTAACATCAAGTCCATAAAAAATGAAAATAATTTAAAAAAACAAACAGCTAGTAATTGGCCTACATCAGAATCAAGTCATATGGAATTACAAAATTTTGATTTTACAAAAAAAATTTTATTTCATCCGGAAAAAATTACTGAGTATAAACAAGGGAAAAGACCGTTTCCAATTACATTAGAAATTGATCTTACAAACAAATGCAATCATAGATGTTCTTTTTGTAATTATGCAGAACATATAGAAACTAGTAGAGACTCTCTTAAAACAGATATTTTAAAAGAACGGTTAAAAGAAGCAAAAAAATTAGAAACCAAAGGCATAGTATATTCAGGAGGTGGTGAACCTATGGTACACCGAGATTATTTTGAAATAATTAGATTTACCAAAGAATTAGGATTTGATGTTGGTACAATCACTAATGGTTCTATCATTGCAGAAAACAATGTAGATATTATAATAAAAAATCTACAATGGATTAGAATTTCAGTTGCTGGTGGTGATCGTAATAGTTATAGAAATGTACAAGGAGTCGATCAGTTTGATAAAATAATTGAAAATATCAAAACATTATCAAAAAGAAAAGATGAATTAGATAGTAACATCAACATAGGTATCAGAACTTTAGTAACCCCAGAAAATATTTCTTCTATTCCAAATCTAACACATATTATTAAAAAATTCAATATAGATTATATTCAATTAGCTCCAGATCAATACACAACAGATAAAGGAAAATTTTGGAATAGTATTCAAACACAACAAATGTTAGAAGATTCTAAAAAAATTTTAGAATCAACTAAAACAAAATTACTTGGAACTACATTTATGAAACAACAAGAAAAATTAGATTATCCACGTACTTGTTATGCCCACTTTTTTAAAGGAGTAATTTTAGCAGAAGGAGATTATGGATTCTGTCAAAATATTAAAGATAGTAAAAATGAAAATACAAGTAAATATCTAATTGGTAATATTTACAAACAAACTTTAAAAGAAATATGGGAATCAGACAAGAACAAAGAAATTGAAAAATGGGTAAAACCAAATAACTGTGGATTATTTTGTAAACATATGGCAATAAACAATACTTTAGAAGATATTGTCAATCCAAGTTCTAGCATGTCTCCAAATTTTATTGGGTGA
- a CDS encoding NAD-dependent epimerase/dehydratase family protein: MIFIVGGKGLTGSAFVKNLEKKQIEFKIIQKENKEEFFGKDCDVLIFANGNSIKYKANVDPLFDFHASVSSVAEYVHNINCNLFVLLSSIEVYDQHSSLETSKEDTKINEQNLEPYGYHKFLVEKYVKRFVKNFLIFRLPAIVGIGTRKNPIYDFLHNHKKVMISQNSQLNVINTRIIADIVLEIIGKNIHNEIFNLASTNSIRLGDIKNIVNFDSDYTKESEEHLQKYHINTDKIQKYVKLSTSEEAIIEYNESLK, encoded by the coding sequence ATGATTTTCATTGTAGGCGGAAAAGGTTTGACAGGTTCTGCATTTGTAAAGAATTTAGAAAAAAAACAAATTGAATTTAAAATTATTCAAAAAGAGAACAAAGAAGAATTTTTTGGAAAAGATTGCGATGTTTTAATTTTTGCAAATGGAAACTCTATAAAATATAAAGCAAATGTAGATCCACTTTTTGATTTTCATGCATCAGTATCAAGTGTTGCTGAATATGTTCATAATATTAATTGTAATTTGTTTGTCCTATTGTCATCAATTGAAGTTTATGATCAACATTCATCATTAGAAACATCAAAAGAAGATACCAAAATCAATGAACAAAATTTAGAACCTTATGGATACCATAAATTCTTAGTTGAAAAATATGTTAAAAGATTTGTAAAAAATTTTTTAATTTTTCGACTTCCTGCAATAGTTGGTATAGGTACAAGAAAAAATCCAATCTATGATTTTCTTCACAATCACAAAAAAGTTATGATTTCACAAAATTCCCAATTAAATGTAATTAATACAAGAATAATTGCAGATATTGTTTTAGAAATTATTGGCAAAAACATACATAATGAAATTTTTAATTTGGCTTCTACAAATAGTATAAGATTAGGTGATATCAAAAATATTGTAAATTTTGATAGTGACTATACAAAAGAATCAGAAGAACATTTACAAAAATATCATATTAACACTGATAAAATTCAGAAATATGTTAAACTAAGTACTAGTGAAGAAGCTATAATTGAATATAATGAATCATTAAAATAA
- a CDS encoding NAD-dependent epimerase/dehydratase family protein, which translates to MKYTILGSKGFIGSHFVKYFKTQNIEFSAPDIRTDTEIFSKPLGNIIYAIGVSNFVEKPLEAIDAHVCILKKILEKCNFDSLLYISSGRIYYNSLSTVEDEKVTIDPSNPNDLYNISKIMGESLCLSTNRKNVRVVRPSNVLGIGAPSNLFVPSIIKDAIKQNKIILHSTLESKKDYIFIDDVIDLIIKIIQNGKSRIYNVASGYNIKSQDIINKIVEITNCSIEISNDAKEFSSGQINIDKIKNEFDFIPTKVTDKIEDLIKFYQNSG; encoded by the coding sequence ATGAAATATACAATTTTGGGTTCAAAAGGATTCATTGGTTCTCATTTTGTAAAATATTTCAAAACACAAAATATTGAATTCTCTGCACCTGATATACGAACTGATACTGAAATTTTTTCAAAGCCATTAGGAAACATAATTTATGCAATAGGAGTATCAAATTTTGTAGAAAAACCTCTTGAAGCTATTGATGCTCATGTTTGTATTTTAAAAAAGATTTTAGAAAAATGTAATTTTGATTCATTATTGTATATTTCGTCTGGACGAATTTATTATAATTCTTTATCTACCGTAGAAGATGAAAAAGTAACTATAGATCCTTCAAATCCAAACGATCTCTACAATATTTCAAAAATTATGGGAGAATCATTATGTTTATCCACTAACCGAAAAAATGTTCGAGTGGTTCGACCTTCAAATGTTTTAGGGATTGGTGCTCCCTCAAATCTGTTTGTTCCATCAATTATTAAAGATGCCATTAAACAAAATAAAATTATTTTACATTCAACTCTAGAAAGCAAAAAAGACTATATTTTCATTGATGATGTAATTGATTTAATTATAAAGATAATACAGAATGGAAAAAGTAGAATTTACAATGTTGCAAGTGGTTATAACATAAAATCACAGGATATTATAAATAAAATTGTAGAGATAACAAATTGTTCTATTGAAATTTCGAATGATGCAAAAGAGTTTTCATCTGGACAAATCAATATTGATAAAATAAAAAATGAATTTGATTTTATTCCAACAAAAGTAACAGATAAAATTGAAGACCTGATAAAATTTTATCAAAATTCAGGTTAA
- a CDS encoding cephalosporin hydroxylase family protein, with product MKDSKFEKLNKKNIQLMSNDSLLVKKTNDWVQHAWKYQYPYHFTWLGRPIIQFPQDIIALQEIIWKTKPELIIETGIARGGSIIFSASLLELMGKGKVVGIDIDIRSENKKEIEKHPLSHRIVIIEGSSVQKKVINQINKIAKNKKRILIILDSDHSEKHVLKELNSYSHLIKKGGYLIVCDTFVEEMPKGFFKDRNWNKGNNPKTAIKKFLKTNDRFKIDHSVDKKLLITACSSGFLKCIKN from the coding sequence ATGAAAGATTCAAAGTTTGAAAAATTAAATAAAAAAAATATTCAGTTGATGTCAAATGACTCTTTACTTGTAAAAAAAACAAATGATTGGGTACAACATGCTTGGAAGTATCAATACCCATATCATTTTACATGGCTTGGAAGACCCATAATTCAATTTCCTCAAGATATTATAGCTTTACAAGAAATAATTTGGAAAACTAAACCTGAATTAATTATTGAAACTGGGATTGCAAGAGGAGGGAGCATAATTTTTTCTGCCTCATTATTAGAATTAATGGGGAAAGGGAAGGTGGTTGGAATTGATATAGATATAAGATCAGAGAATAAAAAAGAGATAGAAAAGCATCCTTTATCACATAGAATTGTAATTATTGAAGGTTCATCTGTTCAGAAAAAGGTAATAAATCAAATTAATAAAATTGCAAAAAATAAAAAAAGAATTTTAATAATACTGGATTCTGATCATTCTGAAAAACATGTGTTAAAAGAATTAAACAGTTATTCACATTTAATAAAAAAAGGTGGTTATCTTATTGTATGTGATACATTTGTCGAAGAAATGCCAAAAGGATTTTTTAAAGATAGGAATTGGAACAAAGGCAATAATCCAAAAACTGCAATTAAAAAATTTTTAAAAACTAATGATAGATTCAAGATAGATCATTCAGTTGACAAAAAACTTTTGATAACTGCTTGCTCTTCAGGATTTCTAAAATGTATCAAAAATTAA